A stretch of the Sorangium aterium genome encodes the following:
- a CDS encoding RHS repeat-associated core domain-containing protein: protein MQLPAAHREADGRWVHYVNDPVGTPEQLLDDAGAIVGSLERRAFGLEAPRDGGASTPLRFPGQYEDAETGLYYNRYRYYDPADGMFVSPDPLGVAGGSGYYGYAVNPFAWIDPFGLASLREAERLLEDSENRSFGNNVGHARAHVPGPGQDPAALATSRPTKQTNTVFRSRNQALRSLRDIMTRDDAALRSLAPGQVHSGSHAPRETLEGLESQSGQPAQRACVNRITYSIGRLPNGQLHLLHFAPRQS from the coding sequence TTGCAACTCCCGGCGGCGCACCGCGAGGCCGATGGGCGATGGGTTCATTACGTCAATGATCCTGTCGGCACGCCGGAGCAGCTCCTCGACGACGCGGGCGCCATCGTGGGTTCGCTGGAGCGGCGGGCCTTCGGGCTCGAGGCGCCGCGCGACGGCGGCGCCAGCACTCCGCTGCGGTTCCCGGGACAGTACGAAGATGCCGAGACCGGCCTCTACTACAACCGCTATCGCTACTACGACCCGGCAGATGGCATGTTCGTCTCCCCGGATCCGCTCGGCGTGGCCGGGGGGTCGGGGTACTACGGTTATGCGGTCAACCCGTTTGCGTGGATCGATCCTTTCGGCCTCGCGTCGCTTCGCGAGGCCGAGCGGCTGCTGGAGGATTCCGAGAACCGCAGCTTCGGGAACAACGTGGGGCACGCGCGTGCGCACGTGCCGGGCCCGGGCCAGGATCCGGCCGCGCTCGCGACTTCGCGGCCGACAAAGCAGACGAACACGGTCTTCCGCTCGCGCAACCAGGCGCTGCGCTCGTTACGGGACATCATGACCCGCGACGACGCGGCCCTCCGCTCCCTCGCGCCGGGGCAGGTGCACTCGGGCTCTCACGCGCCCAGGGAGACGCTCGAAGGGCTGGAGTCCCAGTCAGGGCAGCCGGCGCAGCGCGCGTGCGTGAATCGCATCACCTACTCGATCGGCCGCCTTCCGAACGGTCAGCTCCACCTGCTACATTTCGCCCCACGCCAGTCATGA